A region from the Streptomyces lydicus genome encodes:
- a CDS encoding LysR family transcriptional regulator: MLKPLHLLTLKAVVRSASFALAARDLGYTASAISQQISALEKETGLVLFEREAHGIRPTAAAHRLVDLSTHVLAAMEDLDHHVQELATGATGRLRLGSFPTADVRLVPAALSALVASHPRARIQLEEGEPEELVTALSHGDLDVALVFEYGLSPRQWPDGLTRHHLLSEDLVLLRARDSGLGAQLSQLAGARWITSREDTAGARSFVRLCAAAGFEASVAFRSNNYAVVRELVSAGLGVAVVPALGHVPGEGIEATRVTQHSAHRTVMALHRGENSNPLLPAVISCLRRAVPDGEPYVHPACDE, encoded by the coding sequence TTGCTGAAGCCACTGCACCTGCTCACCCTCAAGGCCGTCGTCCGCAGTGCCTCGTTCGCCCTCGCGGCCCGTGACCTCGGCTACACCGCCTCCGCCATCTCGCAGCAGATCTCCGCGCTGGAGAAGGAGACCGGCCTGGTGCTCTTCGAGCGGGAGGCGCACGGGATCCGCCCCACCGCCGCGGCCCACCGCCTGGTCGATCTCAGTACCCATGTGCTGGCGGCCATGGAGGACCTGGACCACCACGTCCAGGAGCTCGCCACCGGCGCCACCGGCCGGCTGCGGCTGGGCAGCTTTCCCACGGCCGATGTACGGCTGGTGCCCGCCGCCCTGTCGGCGCTCGTCGCAAGCCATCCGCGGGCCCGGATCCAGCTGGAGGAGGGCGAGCCCGAAGAGCTCGTCACCGCGCTCAGCCACGGCGATCTCGATGTCGCGCTCGTCTTCGAGTACGGGCTCAGCCCCCGCCAGTGGCCCGACGGCCTGACCCGCCATCACCTGCTGAGTGAGGACCTGGTGCTGCTCAGGGCCCGTGACAGCGGCCTGGGTGCCCAGCTGTCCCAGCTGGCCGGGGCCCGCTGGATCACCAGCCGGGAGGACACCGCCGGGGCCCGGTCCTTCGTCCGCCTCTGTGCGGCCGCGGGGTTCGAGGCTTCCGTCGCCTTCCGCAGCAACAACTACGCCGTGGTGCGGGAGCTGGTGTCCGCGGGACTCGGCGTGGCCGTGGTCCCGGCGCTCGGCCACGTTCCCGGCGAGGGGATCGAAGCGACCCGGGTCACCCAGCACTCCGCACACCGCACGGTGATGGCGCTGCACCGCGGCGAGAACAGCAACCCGCTGCTCCCCGCGGTGATCAGCTGTCTGCGGCGCGCGGTGCCCGACGGCGAGCCGTATGTGCACCCCGCGTGCGACGAGTGA
- a CDS encoding amino acid permease yields MVRTLGLTQLTMIGIGAIIGAGIFSLAAAVARDVAGPAVLISFLVAGAASLCAAFAYAEFAGMVPKAGSSYTYCAAVLGEIAGWIVGWDLLLEYTAIVAVVAIGMSGYLGFLLQAVGIQLPVWALGAPGTGAGHRVDLLAMAICLGVAWLLTRGTRTSARVETVLTLVKIGIVLLVIVVGFTKVRTGNLHPFAPFGFGGAFTGAATVFFAVFGYDALSTAAEESMEARRKLPKAMMLSLAVSMVLYVLVCIVLTGMQRYRELNPNSGISSAFQSVGLSGLANVIAVGAVIGIVTVTFSFMMGASRLWYALSRDGLMPAWFGAIHPRRKVPHRATWLIGGVSAVLAGLLPINAVAELTNIGVLLAFVVVSASVLVLRYRKPHLKRAFRCPGMPVVPVLGMAFSVWLMSFLQWETWVRLGGWLVVGLVVYATYGYRRTRRVMPGGSVDLDALDRMSDSDASEPAPLR; encoded by the coding sequence ATGGTGCGCACGCTCGGCCTCACCCAGCTGACGATGATCGGCATCGGCGCCATCATCGGGGCCGGGATCTTCAGCCTGGCCGCGGCCGTCGCGCGGGACGTCGCCGGCCCCGCCGTCCTGATCTCGTTCCTGGTGGCCGGGGCCGCCTCGCTCTGTGCGGCCTTCGCCTACGCCGAGTTCGCCGGGATGGTCCCGAAGGCCGGCTCGTCCTACACCTACTGCGCCGCGGTCCTGGGGGAGATCGCCGGCTGGATCGTGGGCTGGGACCTGCTCCTGGAGTACACCGCCATCGTCGCCGTCGTCGCGATCGGGATGTCGGGCTATCTGGGATTTCTGCTGCAGGCGGTCGGCATCCAGCTGCCGGTCTGGGCCCTGGGCGCCCCCGGCACCGGCGCCGGCCACCGGGTGGACCTGCTCGCGATGGCGATCTGCCTCGGTGTGGCCTGGCTGCTGACCCGTGGCACCCGCACCTCGGCCCGAGTGGAGACGGTGCTGACCCTCGTCAAGATCGGCATCGTGCTGCTGGTGATCGTGGTGGGCTTCACCAAGGTCAGGACCGGCAATCTGCATCCCTTCGCGCCGTTCGGCTTCGGCGGGGCCTTCACCGGGGCCGCCACGGTCTTCTTCGCCGTGTTCGGCTATGACGCGCTGAGTACGGCGGCGGAGGAGTCGATGGAGGCACGGCGCAAGCTGCCGAAGGCGATGATGCTGTCGCTGGCGGTGTCCATGGTGCTGTACGTGCTGGTCTGCATCGTGCTCACCGGGATGCAGCGCTACCGCGAGCTCAACCCGAACAGCGGGATTTCCAGCGCGTTCCAGAGCGTGGGGCTGAGCGGGCTGGCCAATGTGATCGCCGTCGGCGCGGTCATCGGCATCGTCACCGTGACGTTCTCCTTCATGATGGGTGCCTCCCGCCTGTGGTACGCGCTCAGCCGCGACGGGCTGATGCCGGCCTGGTTCGGCGCCATCCACCCCCGGCGCAAGGTGCCGCACCGTGCCACCTGGCTGATCGGTGGGGTGTCCGCGGTGCTGGCGGGGCTGCTGCCCATCAACGCGGTCGCGGAACTCACCAATATCGGCGTGCTGCTGGCGTTCGTGGTGGTCTCCGCCTCCGTGCTGGTCCTGCGCTACCGCAAGCCGCACCTCAAGCGCGCCTTCCGCTGTCCGGGCATGCCGGTGGTGCCCGTCCTGGGGATGGCCTTCTCCGTCTGGCTGATGTCATTCCTGCAGTGGGAGACCTGGGTGCGGCTCGGCGGCTGGCTGGTCGTCGGCCTGGTCGTCTACGCCACGTACGGCTACCGCCGCACCCGCAGGGTCATGCCGGGAGGCTCGGTGGATCTCGACGCCCTCGACCGGATGTCCGACTCCGACGCGTCCGAGCCCGCGCCTCTCAGGTGA
- a CDS encoding LysR family transcriptional regulator, whose protein sequence is MDWTSAQLRSLVELTRRGTITAAAQALGYTPGGVSQQIAALEKAAGTELLRRVGRRVELTDAGRTLAGHAERILATDAEAVEALERTRHEISGVLHVGLFATAAAEILPPALQEVRQAHPRLAVHSRDMEVDEVHDAVASGAVDLALGLDYPDVPLPRESALQVRQLYRERFSLAVPAGSMDGREVIGLADTQDLGWILPSADSYYGRAVRTACRRAGIEPRVQHEVTDTAATLALVEAGIGVSTVTDLMLGLRASRLDVVRLREKVERHIVVLFRSSVEHRPTVAALVDVLRAVSGARRGTPARRDP, encoded by the coding sequence ATGGACTGGACGAGTGCCCAGCTGCGGTCCCTGGTGGAGCTGACCAGGCGCGGAACGATCACCGCGGCGGCCCAGGCCCTTGGATACACGCCCGGCGGCGTCTCCCAGCAGATCGCCGCGCTGGAGAAGGCCGCGGGCACGGAGCTGCTGCGGCGGGTGGGGCGCCGGGTGGAGCTCACCGATGCCGGCCGCACGCTCGCGGGTCACGCCGAGCGGATCCTGGCGACGGACGCGGAAGCCGTCGAGGCCCTGGAGCGCACCCGGCACGAGATCTCCGGCGTGCTGCACGTAGGGCTGTTCGCCACGGCGGCCGCCGAGATCCTGCCGCCGGCGCTGCAGGAGGTACGCCAGGCCCATCCCCGTCTCGCGGTGCACAGCCGCGATATGGAGGTGGACGAGGTGCACGACGCGGTCGCCTCGGGAGCGGTGGACCTGGCGCTCGGTCTCGATTACCCGGATGTGCCCCTTCCCCGGGAGTCCGCCCTGCAGGTGCGGCAGCTGTACCGAGAGCGGTTCTCGCTGGCGGTCCCCGCCGGTTCGATGGACGGCCGCGAGGTGATCGGCCTGGCCGATACCCAGGACCTGGGATGGATCCTGCCGTCGGCCGACAGCTACTACGGCCGGGCGGTGCGCACGGCCTGCCGGCGCGCGGGAATCGAACCCCGGGTCCAGCACGAGGTCACCGACACCGCGGCCACGCTGGCGCTGGTCGAGGCGGGCATCGGGGTGAGCACGGTGACGGATCTGATGCTCGGTCTGCGCGCGTCCCGGCTCGATGTCGTACGGCTGCGGGAGAAGGTCGAGCGGCACATCGTGGTGCTGTTCCGCTCCTCCGTCGAGCACCGGCCCACGGTGGCGGCGCTGGTCGACGTCCTGCGCGCGGTGTCCGGGGCCCGGCGCGGTACCCCGGCCCGCCGCGACCCGTAA
- a CDS encoding NAD(P)/FAD-dependent oxidoreductase produces the protein MSSTSRTVPPTADVVIVGGGVMGTSIAFHLAEAGVSDIVVIERGELAGGSSGKPIGGVRAQFSDPLNIALGSRSLRAWQDFGQRPGADIRLDSVGYLFLLTSDRQAADFETAVRLQNGLGVPSRMIGPDEAQRLCPYVSTDGLVAAAYSPTDGHARPRLAVQGYARAAAGAGVTFATHTTVTGLDTTGDRVTAVHTDHGRISCSTVICTAGAWSARLGEMAGVHLPVRPVRRQLAFTAPLAPPAPRIPFTIDFASTAYFHNSDDGLLFGLADPGQDEGFDTTWTPDWLDLFRAAARRRAPALAGMETTGGWAGLYEVTPDHNALIGRAGAPHNFLYATGFSGHGFLQAPAVGEIVRDLYLERTPFVDVTPFSADRFTAGAEIRPEIHVV, from the coding sequence ATGTCATCCACCTCCCGCACCGTGCCGCCGACCGCCGACGTCGTGATCGTCGGCGGCGGTGTGATGGGCACCAGCATCGCGTTCCACCTGGCCGAGGCCGGGGTGTCCGACATCGTCGTGATCGAGCGCGGCGAACTGGCCGGCGGCAGCTCGGGCAAACCGATCGGCGGAGTGCGGGCGCAGTTCTCCGACCCGCTCAACATCGCCCTGGGCAGCAGGAGTCTGCGCGCCTGGCAGGACTTCGGACAGCGTCCCGGCGCGGACATCCGGCTGGACAGCGTCGGCTATCTCTTCCTGCTCACCAGCGACCGGCAGGCCGCGGACTTCGAGACCGCCGTCCGGCTCCAGAACGGCCTCGGCGTCCCCAGCCGCATGATCGGCCCCGACGAGGCACAGCGACTGTGTCCCTACGTCAGCACCGACGGACTGGTGGCCGCCGCCTACTCCCCGACCGACGGCCACGCCCGGCCCCGACTCGCCGTCCAGGGCTATGCGCGCGCCGCCGCGGGCGCGGGCGTCACCTTCGCCACGCACACCACCGTCACCGGCCTCGACACCACCGGTGACCGGGTCACGGCCGTCCACACCGATCACGGCCGGATCTCCTGCTCCACGGTCATCTGCACCGCGGGCGCCTGGTCCGCGCGGCTCGGCGAGATGGCGGGCGTCCACCTCCCGGTGCGCCCGGTGCGCCGCCAGCTCGCCTTCACCGCGCCGCTCGCGCCGCCCGCCCCGCGCATCCCCTTCACCATCGACTTCGCCTCGACCGCCTACTTCCACAACAGCGACGACGGCCTGCTGTTCGGCCTCGCCGACCCCGGACAGGACGAGGGCTTCGACACCACCTGGACGCCGGACTGGCTTGACCTCTTCCGTGCCGCCGCACGCCGCAGGGCCCCCGCCCTCGCCGGAATGGAGACCACCGGGGGCTGGGCCGGACTGTACGAGGTCACCCCGGACCACAACGCCCTGATCGGACGGGCCGGCGCGCCGCACAACTTCCTGTACGCCACCGGGTTCTCCGGCCACGGCTTCCTGCAGGCCCCCGCCGTCGGCGAGATCGTGCGCGACCTCTACCTGGAGCGCACACCGTTCGTCGACGTCACCCCCTTCAGCGCCGACCGCTTCACGGCCGGTGCCGAGATCCGCCCCGAAATCCACGTGGTGTGA
- the hglS gene encoding 2-oxoadipate dioxygenase/decarboxylase encodes MISQWQLRAAFAQRLSDMYGREVPAYTTLVDVSRAVNEDVLRAQGADAERLGSIGRVTAERHGAIRVGTPEELRQVARIFGALGMYPVGFYDLREAAASAIPVVSTAFRPVDAGELARNPFRVFTSLLTPADPRFFDPDLRARLENFLAGRELFPPELLALADRAESAGELPEADAERFLHLAVQAFELSPEPVDQAWYATLERISAVAADIGGVGSTHINHLTPRVLDIDELYRRMTERGIEMIDTIQGPPRWKGPDVLLRQTSFRALAEPRAMRTPDGSVISGSLRVRFGEVEARGIALSREGRARYDRLLARVDDRAAGLPPADRAALARRLWAEELPDTEQGLAAAGLAHFTYHAAPDRPRDGSRPPAGLRDLLEGDWVRAEPLVYEDFLPRSAAGIFQSNLSDEGSRNSDRQGAAYDSAWLSGVLGRDVLDPFDLYEEQQNRSLAQAARELGLDGTPG; translated from the coding sequence ATGATCAGCCAGTGGCAACTGCGCGCCGCGTTCGCCCAGCGGCTCTCGGACATGTACGGGCGGGAGGTGCCCGCCTACACCACGCTGGTGGACGTCTCCCGCGCGGTCAACGAGGACGTGCTGCGGGCACAGGGCGCCGACGCCGAGCGCCTGGGATCCATCGGCCGGGTGACCGCGGAGCGGCACGGCGCCATCCGCGTCGGCACCCCGGAGGAACTGCGCCAGGTCGCCCGGATCTTCGGCGCCCTGGGGATGTACCCGGTCGGCTTCTACGATCTACGGGAGGCCGCCGCCAGCGCGATCCCCGTCGTATCGACCGCGTTCCGCCCCGTCGACGCCGGCGAACTGGCCCGTAATCCCTTCCGCGTCTTCACCTCCCTGCTCACCCCCGCCGACCCCCGGTTCTTCGACCCCGACCTGCGCGCCCGGCTGGAGAACTTCCTCGCCGGCCGTGAGCTCTTCCCCCCGGAACTGCTCGCCCTCGCCGACCGCGCGGAGAGCGCAGGGGAGTTGCCCGAAGCGGACGCCGAGCGGTTCCTCCACCTCGCCGTGCAGGCCTTCGAACTGTCCCCCGAGCCCGTCGACCAGGCGTGGTACGCCACCCTGGAACGGATCTCGGCCGTCGCCGCGGACATCGGGGGAGTGGGCAGCACCCACATCAACCACCTCACCCCCCGCGTCCTGGACATCGACGAGCTCTACCGGCGGATGACCGAGCGCGGCATCGAGATGATCGACACCATCCAGGGGCCACCCCGCTGGAAGGGCCCCGACGTCCTGCTGCGCCAGACCTCCTTCCGGGCGCTCGCCGAGCCCCGCGCGATGCGCACCCCGGACGGCAGCGTGATCAGTGGATCCCTGCGGGTGCGCTTCGGTGAGGTCGAAGCCCGCGGTATCGCCCTCAGCCGCGAGGGCCGGGCCCGCTACGACCGGCTGCTCGCCCGGGTCGACGACCGGGCCGCCGGTCTGCCCCCTGCCGACCGGGCCGCACTCGCCCGCCGCCTGTGGGCGGAGGAACTGCCCGACACCGAGCAGGGACTCGCCGCGGCGGGCCTGGCGCACTTCACCTACCACGCCGCGCCGGACCGCCCACGCGACGGCAGCCGCCCGCCGGCCGGGCTCCGCGACCTGCTGGAAGGGGACTGGGTCCGGGCCGAACCGCTGGTCTACGAGGACTTCCTGCCGCGCTCCGCGGCCGGCATCTTCCAGTCCAACCTCAGCGACGAGGGCTCCAGGAACAGCGACCGGCAGGGGGCCGCCTACGACAGCGCCTGGCTCTCCGGCGTCCTCGGCCGCGACGTCCTGGACCCGTTCGACCTGTACGAGGAGCAGCAGAACCGCTCCCTCGCGCAGGCCGCCCGGGAACTCGGACTCGACGGCACGCCCGGCTGA
- the amaB gene encoding L-piperidine-6-carboxylate dehydrogenase: MTGIILPTTEDLRTRARDSLAALGVTVPEGDDFSARSPITGDDLFGLRAATAADTEEAIAATREAFLAWRTTPAPRRGELVRRLGELLRDHKGELADLITIEAGKIRSEALGEVQEMIDICDFAVGLSRQLYGRTIASERPGHRLAETWHPLGVVGVISAFNFPAAVWSWNTAVALACGDTVIWKPSELTPLISLACDRLLTQAAEEVGAPRDVHRLLLGDRTTGEKLVDDPRIALISATGSTRMGREVGPRVAARFGRSLLELGGNNAAVVAPSADLDLAVQGIVFAAAGTAGQRCTTLRRLIVHRDIADTLIARLTAAYRKLPIGDPFDETTLVGPLISTTALDAMQDALTRAQAEGGKILAGGNRRLADAAPRAGYAEPVLVRVDAQTDVVREETFAPILYVQTYDTLEEAIALHNDVPQGLSSSIFTRDQQEAELFLSAEGSDCGIANVNIGTSGAEIGGAFGGEKETGGGRESGSDAWRAYMRSATNTINYSSRLALAQNVSFL, translated from the coding sequence ATGACCGGCATCATCCTCCCCACCACCGAGGACCTGCGCACCCGGGCCCGCGACAGCCTCGCCGCCCTCGGTGTCACCGTTCCGGAAGGCGACGACTTCTCGGCCCGCAGCCCCATCACCGGTGACGACCTCTTCGGCCTGCGCGCGGCCACCGCCGCCGACACCGAGGAGGCCATCGCCGCCACCCGCGAGGCGTTCCTCGCCTGGCGCACCACCCCCGCGCCCCGCCGCGGTGAACTCGTGCGCCGACTGGGGGAGTTGCTGCGTGACCACAAGGGCGAGCTGGCCGACCTGATCACCATCGAAGCGGGCAAGATCCGCTCCGAGGCGCTCGGTGAGGTCCAGGAGATGATCGACATCTGCGACTTCGCCGTCGGCCTGTCCCGCCAGCTCTACGGCCGCACCATCGCCTCCGAGCGCCCCGGCCACCGCCTCGCCGAAACCTGGCACCCGCTGGGCGTGGTCGGCGTCATCTCCGCGTTCAACTTCCCCGCCGCGGTGTGGTCGTGGAACACCGCCGTCGCGCTGGCCTGCGGTGACACCGTGATCTGGAAGCCCTCGGAACTCACCCCGCTGATCTCCCTGGCCTGCGACCGGCTGCTGACACAGGCCGCCGAGGAGGTCGGCGCCCCGCGCGATGTGCACCGCCTGCTGCTGGGCGACCGCACCACCGGCGAAAAGCTCGTCGACGACCCCCGTATCGCGCTGATCAGCGCCACCGGCTCGACCCGCATGGGCCGCGAGGTCGGCCCGCGTGTCGCCGCCCGCTTCGGGCGCAGCCTGCTCGAACTCGGCGGCAACAACGCGGCCGTGGTCGCGCCCTCCGCCGACCTCGACCTCGCCGTGCAGGGCATCGTCTTCGCCGCGGCCGGCACCGCGGGCCAGCGCTGCACCACGCTGCGCCGCCTCATCGTCCACCGGGACATCGCCGACACCCTCATCGCCCGGCTGACCGCCGCCTACCGGAAGCTCCCCATCGGTGACCCGTTCGACGAGACCACCCTCGTCGGACCACTGATCTCCACCACCGCCCTGGACGCCATGCAGGACGCCCTCACCCGGGCCCAGGCCGAGGGCGGCAAGATCCTCGCGGGCGGCAACCGGCGCCTGGCCGATGCCGCGCCCCGGGCCGGTTACGCCGAGCCGGTCCTCGTCCGCGTCGACGCACAGACCGACGTGGTCCGCGAGGAGACCTTCGCCCCCATCCTGTACGTGCAGACCTATGACACCCTGGAGGAGGCCATCGCCCTGCACAACGATGTCCCGCAGGGCCTCTCGTCCAGCATCTTCACCCGCGATCAGCAGGAGGCCGAGCTCTTCCTGTCAGCGGAGGGCTCCGACTGCGGCATCGCCAATGTCAACATCGGCACCTCAGGTGCCGAGATCGGCGGGGCCTTCGGCGGGGAGAAGGAGACCGGCGGCGGCCGGGAGTCCGGTTCCGACGCCTGGCGCGCCTATATGCGCTCCGCCACCAACACCATCAACTACTCCAGCCGGCTCGCCCTCGCCCAGAACGTCAGCTTCCTGTAG
- a CDS encoding M28 family peptidase, whose protein sequence is MVLRRLAVAGVALAATLQAAVLSLAPTAAAVSQAGPLSHPAGAATAALDRVSSSGPALSSGRASSSGRASSSGRATSVEGPAAARPRAAEAPDIDVAKVQAHLTELNAIATRNGGTRKSSGQGYRDSVAYAKAKLQAAGYTVTEQPCTSGCATGAGPNLIAEWPQGDAAKVYMFGSHLDSVGAGPGINDNGSGSTALLETALTLAQQHPAMAARVRFGWWTDEEQGLNGSDFYVNSLSAAERSKIKAYYNFDMIASLNGGYFINHLTSAAAQPMKAYWDSLGLQPEENTEGAGRSDDYSFERAGIPTSGYAMGASARKTSAQAAKWGGTANRAYDSCYHQSCDTTDNINSTGLNRSVDGIAATLWKLAVADTTPANDFSLTAGPAAGSVDPGASATSTVSTATTSGSAQTVALSASGAPAGVTVSFSPASVTSGGSSTMTLATTPSTAPGTYPLTVTGTGSVTHTTQYTLTIKGAGGCTAQQLLANGGFENGTTPWTGDTAAIGAHAGQSAHGGSRFAWLGGYGSTATETLNQSVTVPAGCGKATLTYWLHIDTDETDRVAYDTFKVKVGSATLATLSNTAASSGYTQRTLDLTPYIGQRITLTFTATEDSSLQTSFVIDDATLQTG, encoded by the coding sequence ATGGTGTTACGAAGACTCGCGGTGGCCGGCGTCGCCCTCGCCGCCACCCTCCAAGCCGCCGTGCTGAGCCTCGCCCCCACCGCCGCGGCCGTCTCCCAGGCCGGCCCGCTGTCCCATCCGGCGGGCGCCGCGACAGCCGCCCTCGACCGGGTCTCGTCCAGCGGTCCGGCCTTGTCCAGCGGTCGGGCCTCGTCCAGCGGTCGGGCCTCGTCCAGCGGTCGGGCCACGTCCGTCGAAGGCCCCGCCGCCGCCCGCCCCCGGGCCGCCGAAGCCCCCGACATCGACGTCGCCAAGGTCCAGGCGCATCTGACCGAGCTGAACGCCATCGCCACCCGCAACGGCGGCACCCGCAAATCCAGCGGCCAGGGCTACCGGGACTCGGTCGCCTACGCCAAGGCCAAGCTCCAGGCGGCCGGTTACACCGTCACCGAGCAGCCCTGCACCTCCGGCTGCGCCACCGGGGCCGGGCCCAACCTGATCGCCGAATGGCCGCAGGGCGACGCCGCCAAGGTGTACATGTTCGGCTCCCACCTCGACAGCGTCGGGGCAGGCCCCGGGATCAACGACAACGGCTCCGGCTCCACCGCGCTGCTGGAGACGGCGCTCACCCTCGCGCAGCAGCACCCCGCCATGGCGGCCCGCGTCCGGTTCGGCTGGTGGACCGACGAGGAACAGGGCCTCAACGGCTCCGACTTCTACGTCAACTCCCTCTCGGCCGCCGAGCGGTCGAAGATCAAGGCGTACTACAACTTCGACATGATCGCCTCGCTCAACGGCGGCTACTTCATCAACCATCTGACCTCGGCGGCCGCCCAGCCGATGAAGGCCTACTGGGACTCCCTGGGCCTCCAGCCCGAGGAGAACACCGAGGGCGCCGGCCGCTCCGACGACTACTCCTTCGAGCGGGCGGGCATTCCCACCTCCGGATACGCGATGGGCGCCAGTGCCCGGAAGACCTCCGCACAGGCGGCCAAGTGGGGCGGCACCGCCAACCGCGCCTACGACTCCTGTTACCACCAGTCCTGCGACACCACCGACAACATCAACAGCACCGGACTGAACCGCAGTGTCGACGGCATCGCCGCCACCCTGTGGAAGCTCGCCGTCGCCGACACCACCCCGGCGAACGACTTCTCCCTGACCGCCGGCCCCGCAGCCGGCAGCGTGGACCCCGGCGCCTCGGCCACCAGCACCGTCTCCACGGCCACCACCAGCGGGTCCGCACAGACGGTGGCCCTGTCGGCCTCGGGCGCTCCAGCCGGTGTGACCGTCTCCTTCAGCCCCGCCTCGGTGACCTCCGGCGGCAGCTCCACCATGACCCTCGCCACGACTCCGAGCACGGCGCCCGGCACCTATCCCCTCACCGTCACCGGTACCGGGTCCGTCACCCACACCACGCAGTACACCCTGACGATCAAGGGCGCCGGAGGCTGCACCGCCCAACAGCTGCTCGCCAACGGCGGATTCGAGAACGGCACCACTCCCTGGACGGGCGACACCGCAGCGATCGGCGCCCATGCGGGCCAGTCCGCCCACGGCGGCAGCAGGTTCGCCTGGCTCGGCGGCTACGGCTCCACCGCCACCGAAACCCTCAACCAGTCGGTGACCGTGCCCGCCGGATGCGGCAAGGCGACCTTGACCTACTGGCTGCACATCGACACCGATGAGACCGACCGGGTCGCCTACGACACCTTCAAGGTCAAGGTGGGCAGTGCCACCTTGGCGACCCTCTCCAACACCGCGGCATCGAGCGGCTACACCCAGCGGACCCTGGACCTGACCCCTTACATCGGACAGCGGATCACCCTGACCTTCACCGCCACCGAGGACTCCAGCCTGCAGACCAGCTTCGTCATCGACGACGCGACCCTGCAGACCGGCTGA
- a CDS encoding DUF1206 domain-containing protein → MPSTLAVPHIGRRTARRAARSSAVRAAARGGFAARGVIYVLVGVLALRIAFGDPGEQADRGGALAEIAARPFGGVLIWALGLGLAGMALWRLSEAVFGAAGPDGHKAGTRLLSLVRCVFYAVVSFSVLSFAAGKKGSGSGASDQQSRDATATALELPGGPWLVAAAGVGIAVAGVWIAVRAILRTFHKHLDRSGMSRSARRGVDVLGVSGGIARGGVFTLAGIYVVKAAVAYDPGRAKGMDDTLRSFAHTPAGPWLLAAIAAGLALFGAFSCAMARWRDV, encoded by the coding sequence ATGCCATCGACTCTTGCGGTACCGCACATCGGACGACGCACCGCCCGTCGCGCCGCGCGCAGCTCGGCGGTCCGGGCCGCGGCGCGTGGTGGGTTCGCGGCCCGGGGCGTGATCTACGTCCTTGTGGGGGTACTGGCGCTGCGGATCGCGTTCGGCGACCCCGGTGAGCAGGCCGACCGGGGCGGAGCGCTGGCGGAGATCGCCGCCCGGCCGTTCGGCGGTGTGCTGATATGGGCACTCGGTCTGGGACTGGCCGGGATGGCCCTGTGGCGCCTGTCCGAGGCGGTGTTCGGTGCGGCAGGGCCCGACGGGCACAAGGCCGGCACGCGACTGCTGTCGCTCGTCCGTTGCGTCTTCTACGCCGTGGTGTCCTTCTCCGTGCTGTCGTTCGCGGCGGGGAAGAAGGGCAGCGGAAGCGGGGCGAGCGACCAGCAGTCCCGGGATGCCACGGCCACGGCGCTGGAACTGCCCGGCGGCCCCTGGCTGGTGGCCGCCGCGGGGGTGGGCATTGCCGTGGCGGGAGTCTGGATAGCGGTGCGGGCCATCCTGCGCACCTTCCACAAGCACCTCGACAGGAGCGGCATGTCACGGTCCGCCCGGCGCGGTGTCGATGTGCTCGGCGTCTCGGGTGGCATCGCCCGCGGTGGAGTGTTCACCCTCGCCGGCATCTACGTCGTCAAGGCCGCGGTTGCCTACGACCCCGGCCGCGCCAAAGGCATGGACGATACGCTCCGTTCCTTCGCCCACACCCCGGCCGGCCCCTGGCTGCTGGCCGCGATCGCCGCGGGTCTGGCGCTGTTCGGCGCCTTCTCGTGCGCCATGGCCCGCTGGCGGGACGTCTGA